One Thermomonas paludicola genomic window, TTCACGTGCCCCGCCCTACTCAATTTCATCGACCAGGCCCTTTCGCATACGGGGCTGTCACCCGCTATGGCCACCCTTTCCAGAGTGTTTTGCTAAAGCAAGATCGACTTTTGGGCTAGTCCGCGTTCGCTCGTCGCTACTTGCGGAATCTCGGTTGATTTCTTTTCCTACGGTTACTTAGATATTTCAGTTCACCGCGTTCGCCTTGCATGGCTATGTATTCACCATGCAATACCCCTAAGGGTGGGTTTCCCCATTCGGACATCGCCGGATCAAAGCTTATTGCCAGCTCCCCGACGCTTTTCGCAGGCTGTCACGTCCTTCATCGCCTCTGACCGCCAAGGCATCCACCGTGTGCGCTTATTCGCTTGACCATATCACCCCAAGTTGCCTCGGAGCGATACGCATACCAGCGAATGGTACGACTTATCACTACTTCAATAAGGCAGCTCGCGCTGCCCGCCTTAGCCTCTACGACACGTTGCAGACATTTGTCTCAAACGCTCGCTACATCCCGATTTTCAAAGAACATGCCCCGGCCACAGTGCCAAGGCATTTCAAATGTGTGTGTGCGCAGATCATTCAGAGTGGTGGGTCTGGGAGGACTCGAACCACCGGCCTCGCCCTTATCAGGGGCGCGCTCTAACCACCTGAGCTACAGACCCAATGTGTCGTGCCAGATGGTGGAGCCTGTCGGGATCGAACCGACGACCCCCTGCTTGCAAAGCAGGTGCTCTCCCAGCTGAGCTAAGGCCCCGTGCTATCTAAAGCGAGGGGACACGCAACCCCCTGCGGGATCGCGTTCTCTGAATGCAGGTCACTTGTGCGGACGTCTGGCAATGCGTTGCCATGTCTCAAAAGGAGGTGATCCAGCCGCACCTTCCGATACGGCTACCTTGTTACGACTTCACCCCAGTCATCGGCCACACCGTGGCAAGCGCCCCCCCGAAGGTTAAGCTACCTGCTTCTGGTGCAACAAACTCCCATGGTGTGACGGGCGGTGTGTACAAGGCCCGGGAACGTATTCACCGCAGCAATGCTGATCTGCGATTACTAGCGATTCCGACTTCACGGAGTCGAGTTGCAGACTCCGATCCGGACTGAGATGGGGTTTCTGGGATTGGCTCCGCCTCGCGGCATTGCAGCCCTCTGTCCCCACCATTGTAGTACGTGTGTAGCCCTGGCCGTAAGGGCCATGATGACTTGACGTCATCCCCACCTTCCTCCGGTTTGTCACCGGCGGTCTCCTTAGAGTTCCCACCATTACGTGCTGGCAACTAAGGACAAGGGTTGCGCTCGTTGCGGGACTTAACCCAACATCTCACGACACGAGCTGACGACAGCCATGCAGCACCTGTGTCACGGTTCCCGAAGGCACTCCTCTATCTCTAAAGGATTCCGTGCATGTCAAGGCCAGGTAAGGTTCTTCGCGTTGCATCGAATTAAACCACATACTCCACCGCTTGTGCGGGCCCCCGTCAATTCCTTTGAGTTTCAGTCTTGCGACCGTACTCCCCAGGCGGCGAACTTAACGCGTTAGCTTCGATACTGAGCTCCAAATTGAGCCCAACATCCAGTTCGCATCGTTTAGGGCGTGGACTACCAGGGTATCTAATCCTGTTTGCTCCCCACGCTTTCGTGCCTCAGTGTCAGTGCTGGTCCAGGTAGTCGCCTTCGCCACGGATGTTCCTCCCGATCTCTACGCATTTCACTGCTACACCGGGAATTCCACTACCCTCTACCGCACTCTAGTCCGCCAGTATCCAGTGCCATTCCCAGGTTGAGCCCAGGGCTTTCACATCAGACTTAACGAACCACCTACGCACGCTTTACGCCCAGTAATTCCGAGTAACGCTTGCACCCTTCGTATTACCGCGGCTGCTGGCACGAAGTTAGCCGGTGCTTATTCTTCCGGTACCGTCAGAACCCCAAGGTATTAACCTGGAGCTTTTCTTCCCGGACAAAAGAGCTTTACAACCCGAGGGCCTTCTTCACTCACGCGGCATGGCTGGATCAGGCTTGCGCCCATTGTCCAATATTCCCTACTGCTGCCTCCCGTAGGAGTCTGGACCGTGTCTCAGTTCCAGTGTGGCTGATCATCCTCTCAGACCAGCTACGGATCGTCGCCTTGGTGGGCCTTTACCCCCCCAACTAGCTAATCCGACATGGGCTCATCCAATCGCGCCAGGCCCGAAGGTCCCCGGCTTTCCCCCGAAGGGCGCATGCGGTATTAGCGTACGTTTCCATACGTTATCCCCCACGACTGGGCAGATTCCCATGTATTCCTCACCCGTCCGCCACTCGCCACCCACTTAAGCAAGCTTAAGCTGTGCTGCCGTTCGACTTGCATGTATTAGGCCTGCCGCCAGCGTTCACTCTGAGCCAGGATCAAACTCTTCACTTAAAGTTTTCGAGGACGAATCCTCTAATGCTTCGATTTGTAGAGCCCGACCAGACTCAATACTCGCTGTACGTTGTACTTGCGTACGAATACTTATAAGAATTGAGGTTCTGTTCGAACGTCTACTGATGGACAACCGCCACCACCAGACGCCCGCACAAGTCACCTGCGCACACTGTCAAAGATCTCCGGACTCGGCCTCAGCGCCTTGCCCTTCCACCCCGCGCCGAAGCACCTGAGTGAGCCGCCCATCATACCGGGGTTTTACTACCTGTCAACACCCGAATGTGAACTTTTTTTCGCTTCCCGCTGCGTGCCGAAGCCTCCAGCGGGTCGATGATTCTAGCGGGGCGATACGATCCTCGCAAGCCCTTTTTTCGGACTTTTCACGCACCGCGCAAGCACACCCGCGCGAAGTTGCGTTTGCCCACGGCCAGCACGCCCTCGAAGCCCGGCATGAACACGCGAGACGCGTCCTCGAACACCTCGCCATCGACGCGCACCGCACGCTCCTTGAGCTTGCGGCTGGCCTCCGAATTGCTGGGCATCAACCCTGCCGCCACCAGCAGCGCGGCAATGCGCAGCCCGTCTGCCGGCACCGCCACCTCCTGCAATGGCAGCGCAGCAAGATCACCCTCGCCGCGCACGGCGGCGTGCCAGCCTGCAATGGCCTGCTCGGCGGCAGCCGCATCATGGAAGCGCGCGGCCAGCTCGCGCGCCAGGCGCAGCTTGATGTCGCGCGGGTTCAGGCCACCCGCAACCTCGGCACGCAGGCGCGCGGACTCGGCGATGCCGATCTCGAAACTGAGCAGGTCGATCCACTTCCACATCAACGCGTCGCCGATCTTCATCGTCTTGGTGACGATGTCGATGGCGGGCTCCGCGATGCCGATGTAATTGCCCAGCGACTTGCTCATCTTGTTGACGCCGTCCAGCCCCTCCAGCAACGGCATGGTCAGCACGACCTGCGGCGGCTGGCCGTAGTGCTCCTGCAGGCCGCGCCCCATCAGCAAGTTGAACTTCTGGTCGGTTCCACCCAGCTCCACGTCCGCCTTCAGCGCCACCGAGTCATACCCCTGTACCAGCGGATACAGGAATTCGTGGACGGCAATCGATTGCTGCGCCGCGTAGCGCTTGGCGAAGTCATCGCGCTCCAACATGCGCGCCACCGTGTGCTGCGCGGCGAGCTTGATCATGTCGGCAGCACTCATTGCCCCGAACCACTCGCTGTTGAAGCGCACCTCGGTACGCTCGCGGTCGAGCACCTTGAACACCTGCTCGGAATAGGTTTGCGCATTGGCGAGCACGTCCTCGCGCGTCAGCGGCTTGCGGGTGACGTTCTTGCCGGTGGGGTCGCCGATCATCCCGGTGAAGTCGCCGATCAGGAAGATCACCTGGTGGCCCAGCTCCTGGAATTGGCGCATCTTGTTGAGCAGCACGGTGTGCCCCAGATGCAGGTCAGGCGCGGTGGGATCGAAACCAGCCTTGATCCGCATCGGGCGACCAAGCTTGAGGCGGGTTTCCAGTTCTTCCCGTTTGAGGATTTCGTCACTGCCGCGGGCAATCAGTTCCAGGGCTTGCTGCTGTTCTGACACAGACACCTCTTCTCCGGGGCACGCCGGAAGCGAGCCGCATTCATGTTTCGGGCTGACTGCGTTAACGCGACGTTAAACGGGAAAGACGAAAAACATCCGCAGATTCAACGGGTTGACGCACGTTCGTTGCATGACTATGGTAACGCGCTTGACGCTTTCGTCACACGCAGGGGACGATCATATGCCGGATTGGAACCACGACGCGGTACGTCGCGAGAATCTCGAGCGTGCCCAGGCGAACGCGGATCACCCCGAGCAGCCCTCCGTTTCACACCCGTTCCAAGGTCGCTGGACGCGCCGGCACTGGGCGCACGCAAGCGTACTCACCACCATGTGCGTGCTGTTGGCGGCGATCGTGCCCGGCTTTTCCACCGTGCTTGATGCAAGCGGCACCGCGCAGGTGCAGCGAATGACGCTGTCGCTGACGCTGCCCAAGCCCAGCCTCCGCGCCAGCAAGGCGACCGACGACAACTGGCAATCGGTGACACTCAAGCCGGGCCAGACGCTCAGCGGGGTGTTCGAGGAATTGGGCATCCCCTATGACCAGCTGGCGAAGGTCATGCAGCACCCGAAGATCAAGCCGACCTTGCGCAAATTGCGTCCGGGCACCGCGCTGAGCTTCAACCTGCCCGCCGATGGCAGCGTGCGGGCGATGCGCCTGGAGGCCGGCCCGGGCGTGGGCGAGACGCCGATCGAATTGGAGTTCAACGGCACGACGCTGCGTGAACGCGCGGTGCCGGTGGAGATCACCACGCGCACGGTCGTCTTGACCGGTGAAGTCGGCAAGTCGCTGTTCGCCTCCGCGCGCAAACTGGGCCTGGGCACCGCCCAGCTCAACCAGCTCACCGACGAGATGTTCAAGTACGACATCGACTTCGACTCCGATCTGGGCGAAGACGACCGCTTCAGCGTGGTGGTGGACCAGACCTGGAAGAACGGCCAGCTGGCCAACACTGGCCCGGTGTTGGCGGCCACCTTCACGGTGGATGGCAAGCTCAAGAGCGCGTTCCGCTACATGCGCGACGGCAAGCCGGAATACTTCACCCCGGATGGCCGCTCGCTCAAGCGCCCCTTCATCCGCATGCCGATTCCATATGCGCGCATCACGTCGGGCTTCGGCATGCGCAACCATCCCATCCTGGGCCGGATGCGCGGACACATGGGCATCGACTACGCCGCCGGCACCGGCACGCCGATCATGGCGGCCGGTGATGCGCGGGTGGAATTCGTCGGCCGCAAGGGCGGCTATGGCAATGCGGTGATCCTCAACCACGGCGGCGGCAAGACAACCCTCTACGGCCACATGTCCCGCTTCGCCAACATCCGGGTTGGCCAGCACGTGGCGCAGGGCGCGGTGATCGGCTACGTCGGCAGTACCGGGCTGGCCACCGGCCCGCACCTGCATTACGAATTCCGGGTCAACGGCGTGCACATGAACCCGCTGAAGATGACCCTGCCACCACCAACACCGCTCAGCGGCAGCGATTTGATGGCATTCAGGAACCAGACCCATCGCGCGCTGGACAAGATCCGTGAAGTGGAGGACGTGGTGTTCCAGCTGGACGACGACCGCGTGGCCAGCGCCGCCAAGCCCGCCCCGCGCGACCGCAAGAAGGGCTGAGCTGATCCGCGCCGCGATGCGATACTGCGCCGCATGCCCGAGCTCATTTCTGCGCCCCAGTTCTTCCTTGGCCTGATATCAGGCACCAGCGCCGACGGCATCGACGCCGCGCTGGTGCGCTTCGAGGGCGATGCAGCGAACGCAGGCGCCGAACTCGTGTTCGGCCACACCTGTCGCTGGGAGCCAGCGCTGCGTGAGCGCCTGATCGCGCTGGGCCAGCATGCACAACCGCTGACGCTGGATGAGGTGGGCACGCTGGACGTGCGGATCGGTCGCGCCTTCGCCGAGGCGGCCAGCCACGCCATGCGTGCGGCTGGCGTGACTGCGCGCGCGCTGGTCGCCATTGGTTCGCACGGGCAAACCCTGCGCCATCACCCGCATGGAAACGTGCCGTTCACCCTGCAGCTCGGCGATGCCCACTGCATCGCAGAACACTGCGGCGTGCCAGTGGTGGCCGACTTCCGCCGCCGCGACGTTGCCGCTGGCGGCCACGGCGCGCCGCTGGTGCCCGCGTTCCACGCCGCGATCCTGCGCGACCCCGGTGAAGACCGCGCCATCCTCAATCTGGGTGGCATCGCCAATTTCACCTTGCTGCCCGCGCAAGGCGAGGTGCGCGGCTTCGACACCGGGCCGGCGAACGGACTGATGGATGCGTGGTGCCTGCGCCACACCGGTCAGGCGTTTGATGCAGGCGGCGCGTTCGCGGCGCAGGGCCGCGTCGACGGTGCACTG contains:
- the tyrS gene encoding tyrosine--tRNA ligase — its product is MSEQQQALELIARGSDEILKREELETRLKLGRPMRIKAGFDPTAPDLHLGHTVLLNKMRQFQELGHQVIFLIGDFTGMIGDPTGKNVTRKPLTREDVLANAQTYSEQVFKVLDRERTEVRFNSEWFGAMSAADMIKLAAQHTVARMLERDDFAKRYAAQQSIAVHEFLYPLVQGYDSVALKADVELGGTDQKFNLLMGRGLQEHYGQPPQVVLTMPLLEGLDGVNKMSKSLGNYIGIAEPAIDIVTKTMKIGDALMWKWIDLLSFEIGIAESARLRAEVAGGLNPRDIKLRLARELAARFHDAAAAEQAIAGWHAAVRGEGDLAALPLQEVAVPADGLRIAALLVAAGLMPSNSEASRKLKERAVRVDGEVFEDASRVFMPGFEGVLAVGKRNFARVCLRGA
- a CDS encoding anhydro-N-acetylmuramic acid kinase; protein product: MPELISAPQFFLGLISGTSADGIDAALVRFEGDAANAGAELVFGHTCRWEPALRERLIALGQHAQPLTLDEVGTLDVRIGRAFAEAASHAMRAAGVTARALVAIGSHGQTLRHHPHGNVPFTLQLGDAHCIAEHCGVPVVADFRRRDVAAGGHGAPLVPAFHAAILRDPGEDRAILNLGGIANFTLLPAQGEVRGFDTGPANGLMDAWCLRHTGQAFDAGGAFAAQGRVDGALLARLLAEPWFAAPPPKSTGRDQFHLDWVEAALAGDEAPADVQATLLALTARSVAEALQATQPRTRRVVVCGGGVHNPRLMAALAEAMPDAAIDSSAVHGLDPDFVEAMAFAWLAREHLAGRPGNLPAVTGASGPRVLGALYPP
- a CDS encoding M23 family metallopeptidase, which produces MPDWNHDAVRRENLERAQANADHPEQPSVSHPFQGRWTRRHWAHASVLTTMCVLLAAIVPGFSTVLDASGTAQVQRMTLSLTLPKPSLRASKATDDNWQSVTLKPGQTLSGVFEELGIPYDQLAKVMQHPKIKPTLRKLRPGTALSFNLPADGSVRAMRLEAGPGVGETPIELEFNGTTLRERAVPVEITTRTVVLTGEVGKSLFASARKLGLGTAQLNQLTDEMFKYDIDFDSDLGEDDRFSVVVDQTWKNGQLANTGPVLAATFTVDGKLKSAFRYMRDGKPEYFTPDGRSLKRPFIRMPIPYARITSGFGMRNHPILGRMRGHMGIDYAAGTGTPIMAAGDARVEFVGRKGGYGNAVILNHGGGKTTLYGHMSRFANIRVGQHVAQGAVIGYVGSTGLATGPHLHYEFRVNGVHMNPLKMTLPPPTPLSGSDLMAFRNQTHRALDKIREVEDVVFQLDDDRVASAAKPAPRDRKKG